From Bosea sp. NBC_00550, the proteins below share one genomic window:
- a CDS encoding efflux RND transporter permease subunit, with the protein MNLSKFFIDRPIFAAVLSVLIFLAGLLSIRALPISEYPEVVPPTVVVRAQYPGASPRVIAETVATPIEEQINGVEGMLYMSSQATTDGVMTLNVTFRLGTDPDKAQQLVQNRVSQAEPRLPEEVRRLGVTTVKSSPDLTMVVHITSPNGRYDMTYLRNYAVLNVKDRLARIDGVGQVQLFGSGDYSMRVWLDPQKVAEHGLSPGDVVREIRAQNVQAAAGVIGSSPNAPGLDLQLSVNAQGRLQNEEQFGDIIVKTGTDGAIVRLRDIARIELGAAEYALRSLLNGKSAVAVPVFQAPGSNAIAIADRVQEVMREIKQNMPEGVDYSIVYDTTQFVRASIKAVISTLLEAIALVVLVVIVFLQTWRASIIPLVAVPISVVGTFAVMYVMGFSINALSLFGLVLAIGIVVDDAIVVVENVERNIENGLSPREATYKAMREVSGPIIAIALVLVAVFVPLAFISGLTGQFYRQFALTIAISTVISAINSLTLSPALAALLLKGHHAPKDGLTVVMDKLFGWFFRAFNRFFNRSSEAYGGGVRRVISHRAIMLAVYVVLLGLTGVLFKAVPSGFVPGQDKQYLVGFAQLPDAATLDRTEDVIRRMDEIALKHPGVENAISFPGLSINGFTNSSNSGIVFVGLKPFDQRKDPSLNGNAIAMQLNKEFGGIKEAFIAMFPPPPVQGLGTIGGFKLQIEDRAGLGYPALDEATKAFMAKAAQAPEIAGMFSSFQVNVPQLYADIDRTKARQLGVPVTEVFDTLQTYLGSTYVNDFNRFGRTYTVRVQADAPFRAQPENIGQLKVRSNAGEMIPLSAVLNVRADSGPERAMRYNGFLSADINAGPAPGFSSGQAQEAVERIAAETLPKGFAFEWTELTYQEILAGNSAVIVFPVAILLVFLVLAAQYESMTLPIAILLIIPMGLLAALTGVWLSGGDNNVFTQIGLVVLVGLSAKNAILIVEFARELEFEGRTPVEAAIEASRLRLRPILMTSLAFIMGVVPLVTSTGAGAEMRQAMGIAVFAGMIGVTAFGIFLTPVFYVLMRKLAGNRPLARHDSDAPVLQAAE; encoded by the coding sequence ATGAATCTCTCGAAATTCTTCATCGACCGGCCGATCTTCGCGGCGGTGCTCTCCGTGCTCATCTTCCTGGCCGGGCTGCTCTCGATCAGGGCTCTGCCGATCTCCGAATATCCGGAAGTCGTGCCGCCTACCGTGGTCGTGCGCGCGCAATATCCGGGCGCCAGCCCGCGCGTCATCGCCGAGACGGTGGCGACGCCCATCGAGGAGCAGATCAACGGCGTCGAAGGCATGCTCTACATGTCGAGCCAGGCGACGACGGACGGCGTCATGACGCTGAACGTTACCTTCCGGCTCGGCACCGACCCGGACAAGGCGCAGCAGCTGGTGCAGAACCGCGTCAGCCAGGCCGAGCCGCGTCTGCCGGAGGAGGTGCGCCGGCTTGGTGTCACCACGGTCAAGAGCTCGCCCGACCTGACGATGGTGGTGCACATCACCTCGCCGAACGGCCGCTACGACATGACCTATCTGCGCAATTACGCGGTGCTGAACGTCAAGGACCGGCTGGCGCGGATCGACGGCGTCGGCCAGGTTCAGCTCTTCGGCTCGGGCGACTATTCGATGCGCGTCTGGCTCGATCCGCAGAAGGTCGCCGAGCACGGCCTCTCGCCCGGCGATGTCGTCCGCGAGATCCGCGCCCAGAACGTCCAGGCAGCGGCCGGCGTGATCGGCTCCTCGCCCAACGCGCCCGGTCTCGATCTTCAGCTCTCGGTCAACGCCCAGGGCAGGCTCCAGAACGAGGAGCAGTTCGGCGACATCATCGTCAAGACCGGTACTGACGGCGCGATCGTGCGGTTGCGCGACATTGCCCGTATCGAACTGGGCGCCGCCGAATACGCGCTGCGCTCGCTGCTCAACGGCAAGTCGGCCGTCGCCGTGCCGGTCTTCCAGGCGCCCGGCTCCAACGCCATCGCGATCGCCGACCGCGTGCAGGAGGTGATGCGCGAGATCAAGCAGAACATGCCCGAGGGCGTGGACTACTCGATTGTCTACGACACCACCCAGTTCGTCCGCGCCTCGATCAAGGCGGTCATCTCGACGCTGCTGGAAGCCATCGCCCTCGTCGTGCTCGTCGTCATCGTCTTCCTGCAGACCTGGCGGGCCTCCATCATCCCGCTCGTCGCCGTGCCGATCTCGGTCGTCGGCACCTTCGCGGTGATGTATGTGATGGGCTTCTCGATCAATGCGCTCAGCCTGTTCGGCCTCGTCCTCGCCATCGGCATCGTCGTCGACGATGCGATCGTCGTGGTCGAGAATGTCGAGCGCAACATCGAGAACGGGCTTTCCCCGCGCGAGGCGACCTACAAGGCGATGCGCGAGGTCTCCGGCCCGATCATCGCGATCGCGCTGGTGCTCGTCGCCGTCTTCGTGCCGCTCGCCTTCATCTCCGGCTTGACCGGGCAGTTCTACCGCCAGTTCGCGCTGACCATCGCGATTTCGACGGTGATCTCGGCGATCAACTCGCTGACGCTGTCGCCGGCTCTCGCGGCGCTGCTGCTGAAGGGCCACCACGCTCCCAAGGACGGGCTGACTGTCGTCATGGACAAGCTGTTCGGCTGGTTCTTCCGCGCCTTCAACCGCTTCTTCAACCGCTCTTCGGAGGCCTATGGCGGCGGCGTGCGCCGGGTGATCTCGCATCGGGCGATCATGCTCGCGGTGTATGTCGTGTTGCTCGGCCTGACCGGCGTACTGTTCAAGGCGGTGCCATCGGGCTTCGTGCCCGGCCAGGACAAGCAGTACCTCGTCGGCTTCGCCCAGTTGCCGGATGCCGCGACCCTCGACCGGACGGAGGATGTCATCCGCCGCATGGACGAGATCGCGCTGAAGCATCCCGGCGTCGAGAACGCGATCTCCTTCCCCGGCCTCTCGATCAACGGGTTCACCAACTCCTCCAACTCCGGCATCGTCTTCGTCGGCCTGAAGCCCTTCGACCAGCGCAAGGACCCCTCGCTCAACGGCAACGCCATCGCGATGCAGCTCAACAAGGAGTTCGGCGGCATCAAGGAGGCCTTCATCGCGATGTTCCCGCCGCCGCCCGTGCAGGGTCTCGGCACCATCGGCGGCTTCAAGCTGCAGATCGAGGATCGCGCCGGCCTCGGCTATCCCGCGCTCGACGAGGCGACCAAGGCCTTCATGGCCAAGGCCGCGCAGGCGCCGGAGATCGCCGGCATGTTCTCGAGCTTCCAGGTCAACGTGCCGCAGCTCTATGCCGATATCGACCGCACCAAGGCCCGCCAGCTCGGCGTGCCGGTGACGGAGGTGTTCGACACGCTGCAGACCTATCTCGGCTCGACCTATGTCAACGACTTCAACCGCTTCGGCCGCACCTACACGGTGCGCGTCCAGGCCGATGCTCCCTTCCGGGCGCAGCCGGAGAATATCGGGCAGCTGAAGGTGCGTTCGAACGCGGGCGAGATGATCCCGCTCAGCGCGGTCCTGAACGTGCGCGCCGATTCGGGTCCGGAGCGGGCGATGCGCTACAACGGCTTCCTCTCCGCCGACATCAATGCCGGCCCGGCGCCGGGCTTCTCCTCGGGGCAGGCGCAGGAAGCGGTGGAGCGTATCGCGGCCGAGACCCTGCCCAAGGGCTTCGCGTTCGAGTGGACCGAGCTGACCTATCAGGAGATCCTGGCTGGCAACTCGGCGGTGATCGTCTTCCCCGTGGCCATCCTCCTCGTCTTCCTGGTGCTGGCGGCTCAGTACGAGAGCATGACGCTTCCGATCGCGATCCTGCTCATCATCCCGATGGGCCTTCTCGCGGCGCTGACCGGTGTCTGGCTCTCGGGCGGGGACAACAACGTCTTCACCCAGATCGGGCTCGTGGTGCTGGTGGGATTATCGGCCAAGAATGCGATCCTGATCGTCGAATTCGCGCGGGAGCTCGAATTCGAGGGCCGGACACCGGTCGAAGCGGCGATCGAGGCGAGCCGGCTGCGGCTGCGGCCGATCCTGATGACCTCGCTCGCCTTCATCATGGGCGTGGTGCCACTGGTGACGTCGACCGGCGCCGGCGCCGAGATGCGCCAGGCGATGGGCATCGCGGTCTTTGCCGGCATGATCGGCGTAACCGCCTTCGGTATCTTCCTGACGCCGGTCTTCTACGTGCTGATGCGCAAGCTGGCGGGCAACCGCCCGCTGGCGCGGCACGATAGCGACGCCCCTGTCTTGCAGGCGGCCGAGTGA
- a CDS encoding efflux RND transporter periplasmic adaptor subunit: MIQGTNRRRLLAGLTASVALAAIITIGLSGNRAQGDTAPAAPPAIPVSVATVEAREIVPWAEFSGRLEAIERVELRSRVAGVVEAVHFREGNLVKQGDLLVSIDQAPYLAELERVQAQVLAAQARVALAESENERGQQLSASRNLSQRDLDTRVNALREAQANLRAAEAARRTAQLNLDYTQIRAPIAGRIGRLDVTIGNLIAAGGQVLTSLLSVDPIYAAFNADERSLLDALASLPNGSRALEQIPVKLTTAAGGNTSVSGRLHFVDNGIDGASGTVRVRALLDNPEGRLMPGQFVRVQLGQAKAEPQLVINERAVGTDQNKKFVFVVGDDAKAVWREVSLGAAHDGLRVVTAGLKPGERIVVNGLQRVRPGAVVAPEPVPMAEKSELRKPATELAQR; the protein is encoded by the coding sequence ATGATTCAGGGAACGAACCGTCGTCGCCTGCTGGCCGGGCTCACCGCCTCGGTCGCTCTGGCCGCCATCATCACCATCGGCCTTTCCGGCAACCGCGCGCAGGGCGACACGGCGCCAGCCGCGCCGCCCGCCATTCCCGTTTCCGTCGCCACCGTCGAGGCGCGCGAGATCGTGCCCTGGGCGGAGTTCTCCGGCCGGCTCGAGGCAATCGAGCGCGTCGAGCTGCGCTCGCGCGTCGCCGGCGTCGTCGAGGCCGTGCATTTCCGCGAGGGCAATCTCGTCAAGCAGGGCGATCTGCTCGTCAGTATCGATCAGGCGCCCTATCTCGCCGAGCTGGAGCGGGTCCAGGCGCAGGTGCTCGCCGCGCAGGCGCGCGTCGCACTGGCCGAGAGCGAGAACGAGCGCGGCCAGCAGCTCAGCGCCAGCCGCAACCTCTCGCAGCGCGACCTCGACACTCGCGTAAATGCCCTGCGTGAGGCGCAAGCGAATCTGCGCGCGGCCGAAGCCGCCCGCCGCACGGCGCAGCTCAATCTCGATTACACCCAGATCCGCGCGCCCATCGCGGGTCGTATAGGGCGGCTCGACGTCACCATCGGCAATCTGATCGCGGCCGGCGGGCAGGTGCTAACGAGCCTGCTTTCGGTCGATCCGATCTATGCCGCGTTCAATGCCGACGAGCGCAGCCTGCTCGATGCGCTGGCCTCGCTGCCGAACGGCTCGCGCGCGCTGGAGCAGATTCCGGTGAAGCTGACGACGGCTGCTGGCGGCAACACGAGCGTCAGCGGCCGGCTGCACTTCGTCGACAACGGCATCGACGGCGCCAGCGGCACGGTGCGGGTGCGCGCCCTGCTCGACAACCCGGAAGGCCGGCTGATGCCGGGCCAGTTCGTCCGCGTGCAGCTCGGGCAGGCCAAGGCCGAGCCGCAGCTCGTCATCAACGAGCGGGCGGTCGGCACCGACCAGAACAAGAAGTTCGTCTTCGTGGTCGGCGATGACGCCAAGGCGGTCTGGCGTGAAGTCTCGCTGGGGGCTGCGCATGATGGGCTGCGGGTCGTCACTGCCGGGCTGAAGCCCGGCGAACGCATCGTCGTCAACGGGCTGCAACGTGTCCGGCCCGGTGCGGTGGTTGCGCCGGAGCCCGTGCCGATGGCCGAGAAGAGCGAGTTGAGGAAGCCCGCGACCGAACTCGCCCAACGCTGA
- a CDS encoding alpha/beta hydrolase produces MPAIATQRLQPVLSVFWRDESLSVRGESVAGRLYVPADVPEDAGLVLHLHGGHFNSGSLAEGQAVATALTEAGAVVFSLSYPLAPGLRFPDTLEGIYVALEALARGRARWTARKAPVYVAGEEAGGNLAAALAMMARDRGGPALAGQILLSPMLDACLATASLREVQAGPVGCRWADGWADYLGTPERAAHPYAAPLQATRLTGLPPALLISAQDDPMRDEAAQYATRLHKAGVTVRHVELDATTHWPQAYAEAPKEGSCLCATRGAIAAFYALTAPP; encoded by the coding sequence ATGCCCGCTATCGCAACACAGAGGCTGCAGCCGGTTCTCTCCGTCTTCTGGCGGGACGAGAGCCTGAGCGTGCGTGGCGAGAGCGTCGCGGGCCGTCTCTATGTGCCCGCGGACGTGCCTGAAGATGCCGGCCTCGTGCTGCATCTGCATGGCGGCCACTTCAACAGTGGCTCTCTCGCCGAGGGACAGGCAGTCGCTACCGCTTTGACCGAGGCTGGCGCGGTGGTGTTCTCGCTCTCCTATCCGCTCGCCCCGGGGCTGCGTTTCCCCGATACGCTGGAAGGCATCTATGTCGCGCTCGAGGCTCTCGCCAGAGGGCGCGCGCGATGGACGGCTCGCAAGGCTCCGGTCTATGTCGCGGGCGAGGAGGCCGGCGGCAATCTGGCGGCGGCGCTGGCGATGATGGCCCGCGACCGTGGCGGGCCGGCGCTGGCCGGGCAGATCCTGCTTTCGCCGATGCTCGATGCCTGCCTCGCGACCGCTTCGCTGCGCGAGGTGCAGGCCGGTCCGGTGGGTTGCCGCTGGGCAGATGGCTGGGCCGATTATCTCGGCACGCCCGAGCGCGCGGCCCATCCCTATGCAGCGCCGCTTCAGGCGACGCGTCTCACCGGGCTGCCGCCGGCGCTGCTGATCAGCGCACAGGACGACCCGATGCGCGACGAGGCCGCACAATATGCCACTCGGCTGCACAAGGCCGGCGTGACCGTCCGCCATGTCGAGCTCGACGCGACGACGCATTGGCCGCAGGCCTATGCCGAGGCGCCGAAGGAAGGTTCCTGCCTCTGCGCCACACGCGGCGCCATCGCGGCCTTCTATGCCCTGACGGCGCCGCCCTAG
- a CDS encoding LysR family transcriptional regulator, whose translation MDQLGAMRAFVRVVETGTFTRAADLLDMPKPTVTKLIQQLEAHLRAKLLNRTTRRVTVTMDGAAYYERALRLLSELDELDASLTVAQARPSGRLRVDCSSALAISVIIPALHEFQARYPDIQLDLGLSDRPADLIGENLDCAVRAGEIADQSLIARRIGEMQLITCASPDYLARFGTPRHPRDIESGHQIVAYRPALGGRVLPMIYQNRTETIEIAGRYTISLNDGTGYLAAGLAGHGIMQLPTFMAREPIADGRLVPLLLDWCAAPKPLHIVYPPNRHLSNKLRVFVDWLAELFARDNLVQRPGVPPPAQYVETAA comes from the coding sequence ATGGACCAGCTCGGAGCCATGCGGGCGTTTGTCAGGGTCGTCGAAACCGGGACGTTCACGCGTGCGGCGGATCTCCTCGACATGCCGAAGCCGACAGTCACGAAGCTGATCCAGCAGCTCGAAGCGCATTTGCGAGCCAAGCTGCTGAACCGCACGACGCGGCGTGTGACGGTGACCATGGATGGGGCCGCCTATTACGAACGAGCGCTACGCCTGCTCTCCGAACTCGATGAGCTCGACGCCAGCCTGACGGTCGCACAGGCGCGCCCGAGCGGACGGCTGAGGGTCGATTGCAGCTCGGCGCTGGCGATCTCGGTGATCATCCCGGCGCTTCACGAGTTCCAGGCCCGCTATCCCGACATCCAGCTCGACCTCGGCCTCAGCGACCGTCCGGCCGACCTCATCGGCGAGAACCTGGACTGCGCGGTGCGCGCCGGCGAGATCGCCGACCAGAGCCTGATCGCCCGGCGGATTGGCGAGATGCAGCTCATCACCTGTGCTTCGCCCGATTATCTCGCCCGCTTCGGCACGCCACGCCATCCGCGCGACATCGAAAGCGGGCATCAGATCGTCGCCTACCGCCCGGCTCTGGGCGGACGCGTCTTGCCGATGATCTACCAGAATCGCACGGAAACGATCGAGATCGCCGGCCGCTACACCATCTCGCTCAATGACGGCACCGGGTATCTTGCCGCCGGGCTTGCGGGCCACGGCATCATGCAGCTGCCGACCTTCATGGCTCGCGAGCCGATCGCGGATGGGCGGCTGGTGCCGCTGCTGCTGGACTGGTGCGCGGCTCCAAAGCCGCTGCACATCGTCTATCCCCCGAACCGGCATTTGAGCAACAAGCTGCGTGTCTTCGTCGATTGGCTGGCGGAGCTGTTCGCCAGGGACAATCTGGTTCAGCGGCCCGGTGTCCCACCGCCAGCGCAGTACGTGGAGACCGCCGCCTGA